The Fragaria vesca subsp. vesca linkage group LG2, FraVesHawaii_1.0, whole genome shotgun sequence genome includes a window with the following:
- the LOC101306768 gene encoding NEDD8-conjugating enzyme Ubc12-like produces MIKLFKVKEKQRELAENANGKTLVKKQSAGELRLHRDISELNLQKTCTIAFPNGKDDLMNFEVAVRPDEGYYQGGTFMFTFQVSPMYPHEAPKVKCKTKVYHPNIDLEGNVCLNILREDWKPVLNINTIIYGLFHLFTQPNYEDPLNHDAAVVLRDNPKMFESNVRRAMSGGYVGQTLFPRCM; encoded by the exons ATGATTAAGCTATTTAAAGTGAAGGAAAAGCAGAGGGAGCTTGCTGAAAATGCCAATGGAAAGACACTGGTTAAGAAGCAAAGTGCAGGAGAATTACGGCTTCACAGAG ACATTAGTGAGCTGAACCTACAGAAAACATGTACCATAGCATTCCCCAATGGCAAGGACGATTTAATGAACTTTGAGGTTGCTGTCCGGCCTGATGAAGGATACTATCA AGGCGGTACATTTATGTTCACATTTCAAGTTTCTCCCATGTACCCTCATGAGGCGCCAAAGGTCAAGTGCAAGACAAAG GTCTATCATCCTAACATCGACTTGGAAGGAAATGTCTGCCTCAACATTTTAAGAGAAGACTGGAAACCTGTTTTGAATATCAACACTATTATATACGGACTCTTTCATCTCTTTACG CAACCCAATTATGAAGATCCCCTTAATCATGATGCAGCTGTTGTTCTAAGGGACAACCCTAAGATGTTTGAGTCCAATGTGAGACGAGCTATGTCTGGAGGGTATGTGGGGCAGACCTTATTCCCACGCTGCATGTAG
- the LOC101307063 gene encoding flavoprotein WrbA-like → MGCVPSKNRPPAGVSGDDLPNPESDALVSDQNQTQPTDPVEADGVVAEQEQENKKKKLRVFIVFYSMYGHVEMMAREIKKGVDSTEGVEGVLYRVPETLSSGVLEQMKVPKNDDGVVPVIVPEKLVEADGVLFGFPTRYGSMAAQMKAFFDSTGELWKEQKLAGVPAGFFVSTGTQGGGQETTVWTAITQLAHHGMIYVPIGYTFGAGMFQMDSLRGGSPYGSGVLSGDGTRKPTETELALAEHHGKYMATIVKKLARPSSFHVPGHGLNDS, encoded by the exons ATGGGTTGTGTGCCCAGCAAGAATAGGCCACCGGCGGGAGTCTCCGGCGATGATCTTCCTAACCCAGAAAGCGATGCTCTTGTTTCAGACCAAAACCAAACCCAACCCACAGACCCAGTTGAGGCTGATGGGGTTGTTGCAGAGCAAGAACAAGAAAACAAGAAGAAGAAGCTGAGGGTGTTCATAGTGTTCTACTCAATGTATGGTCATGTGGAGATGATGGCCAGAGAGATTAAGAAAGGGGTTGATTCCACTGAAGGGGTTGAAGGAGTTTTGTACCGGGTTCCGGAGACTCTGTCGTCTGGGGTGTTGGAGCAGATGAAGGTGCCCAAAAATGATGATGGGGTGGTGCCTGTGATAGTGCCTGAGAAACTGGTGGAGGCTGATGGGGTGTTGTTCGGGTTTCCGACACGGTATGGGTCAATGGCTGCTCAGATGAAGGCCTTTTTTGACTCCACGGGGGAGCTGTGGAAGGAGCAGAAGCTTGCAGGGGTGCCTGCTGGGTTCTTTGTCAGTACTGGCACACAGGGCGGTGGACAGGAGACAACTGT TTGGACAGCCATTACTCAGTTAGCACACCATGGAATGATTTATGTTCCAATTGGCTACACCTTTGGTGCTGGAATGTTCCAAATGGACTCCCTTAGAGGAGGGTCTCCATATGGTTCTGGAGTTCTTTCTGGAGATGGCACGAGGAAACCAACTGAGACAGAGCTCGCTCTTGCAGAGCATCACGGAAAATACATGGCTACTATTGTCAAGAAGCTTGCACGGCCATCTAGTTTTCATGTGCCAGGTCATGGACTGAATGACTCTTGA
- the LOC101312602 gene encoding UPF0496 protein At4g34320-like produces MKEMKARNVPMQLTSALLACKNVLMQHVGLIYGNKSGGLQVNDAELQYSFDDASLETSTNDLITKLKEDGGLSLDILDNLVVKEYLSSSLELLEFFTELEKFLDSARQSHTYIAHAVEQCSSLGGKNGVGREEAKTISNILNNIMASNVNDHSGEKLVKKARSLLERQEEMFSKCLLEQKKLGKDQKSIHGWRKLLNYISMGTKCLVLIVLVGMMANSIGSVRAGSSNVVADLSIKAACMIDISVFIEKADHWNSSHLEACDNELVLKNHAMNTMQKGALHCIKEMGEIKDLIGKVVNSIESLLALSTNVANGGNIEVAITNIKCFLNKFLEKIEVLEKKTGECSSKILKARQAVLR; encoded by the exons ATGAAGGAAATGAAAGCGAGAAATGTACCAATGCAACTAACTAGTGCTTTGTTGGCATGCAAGAACGTTTTAATGCAACATGTAGGGTTGATATATGGCAACAAATCAGGAGGACTGCAAGTAAATGATGCAGAGTTGCAGTACTCCTTTGATGATGCAAGCCTTGAAACGAGTACCAATGATCTCATTACCAAACTCAAGGAAGATGGAGGTCTTTCCCTGGATATTTTGGACAAT CTTGTTGTCAAGGAGTACTTGAGCAGCAGCTTGGAGCTACTGGAGTTCTTCACTGAGCTGGAAAAGTTTCTAGACTCAGCTCGTCAGAGCCATACATACATTGCACATGCTGTTGAACAGTGTAGCAGCTTGGGGGGTAAAAATGGAGTAGGGAGGGAGGAGGCGAAGACGATTTCGAATATATTGAATAACATCATGGCATCTAATGTCAATGACCACTCTGGTGAAAAGTTGGTCAAAAAGGCTCGTTCTTTGCTTGAGAGGCAGGAAGAAATGTTCTCCAAATGTCTCCTTGAGCAAAAGAAGCTTGGGAAGGACCAGAAGAGTATTCATGGTTGGAGAAAGCTGTTGAATTATATATCCATGGGGACTAAGTGCCTCGTTCTCATTGTTTTGGTTGGGATGATGGCCAATTCTATAGGATCTGTGAGAGCTGGTTCGTCTAATGTTGTTGCAGATTTGTCGATCAAAGCAGCCTGCATGATTGATATCTCGGTTTTTATAGAGAAGGCAGATCACTGGAATAGCTCCCACCTCGAAGCATGTGACAATGAGCTTGTGCTGAAGAATCATGCAATGAACACAATGCAGAAAGGGGCTTTACATTGCATAAAAGAGATGGGGGAAATTAAAGATCTCATTGGTAAGGTTGTAAATTCTATTGAGTCTCTTCTTGCTTTAAGTACAAACGTGGCGAATGGTGGAAATATAGAAGTCGCAATCACAAATATCAAGTGTTTCCTGAATAAGTTTTTGGAAAAAATTGAGGTTTTGGAGAAGAAAACAGGGGAATGCAGCTCTAAAATTTTGAAAGCAAGGCAAGCTGTTCTTAGGTGA
- the LOC101307350 gene encoding deSI-like protein At4g17486-like, translated as MKSGPKDGWQSIMPLCLRGKSASRFCMFRNVKTADYSPGNVPVYLNVYDLTPANGYVYWAGVGIFHSGVEVYGVEYAFGAHEYSSSGVFEVEPRQCPGFKFRRSIFIGTTCLDPFQVREFMERESANYNGDTYHLIIKNCNHFCHNICYKLTGKSTPKWVNRLAKIGSMCNCILPDALKSTTVPHDPNFQEYESEKKRLRSAFTCLSSISMPQKEVSMSSLFLHSHYKGCLPPWEFRRSRNGSLKKG; from the exons ATGAAATCAGGACCAAAGGATGGTTGGCAATCTATCATGCCTCTTTGTTTGAGAGGAAAATCAGCTTCACGTTTTTGCATGTTTCGAAATGTGAAGACAGCAGACTACAGTCCAGGAAATGTACCTGTCTATCTAAATGTTTATGACTTGACACCTGCAAATGGCTATGTTTATTGGGCAGGTGTTGGCATCTTTCACTCTGGAGTTGAAG TCTACGGTGTAGAATATGCCTTTGGAGCCCACGAGTACTCATCAAGTGGTGTCTTTGAGGTTGAACCTCGACAGTGCCCTGGCTTCAAGTTTAGAAGGTCAATTTTCATCGGCACAACATGCTTGGATCCTTTCCAGGTTAGAGAGTTCATGGAGCGTGAATCTGCAAATTACAATGGTGACACATATCACTTGATAATTAAGAACTGCAACCATTTCTGTCACAATATATGTTATAAGCTGACTGGAAAATCAACACCAAAATGGGTCAACCGCCTCGCAAAAATAG GTTCAATGTGCAACTGTATACTCCCAGATGCCCTTAAGTCGACCACTGTTCCACATGACCCCAATTTCCAAGAATATGAAAGTGAAAAAAAGAGGCTAAGAAGTGCCTTCACTTGCTTGTCATCAATCTCAATGCCTCAGAAGGAAGTATCAATGTCATCATTATTTCTACATTCTCACTATAAAGGCTGCTTACCACCGTGGGAGTTTAGAAGGTCTAGAAATGGCTCATTGAAGAAAGGTTGA